The genomic segment ATGTTTTTGGGTAAAAAAGTAAAAATTGATGAATATTCTAAGGTTTCTTTATTGAATCATTTAATAATTGAAGACCATAAAAATAAAAAAGCAATTTTTACAAGAAGAATCTTACCAGATAATTTAAATGATTATTTTACTTTATCGGATGTATGTGAGGAACGTAAAATTATTGAAAATAATGAAATTATTGATACTAATCAATTAAATTACATAGAAATAAGTAATATAGATAATAATAAATTGGTCGGTAATTTTAAAAAAAATATGAAGTCAAGCAACTTTTGCAAGAAAGGCGATTTACTAATTAGTTCTGTAACACCAAAATCTAAAAAGGTTTGAATTTCAGATGGAAATTATAAAGTTTCATCAGCAATTATTGTTTTAAAATTTAATGATGAAAGTGTAAGAGATTATATTTTTGACTATTTAAAAAACAATGTTAATAATATTTTTACAAATATAAATTCTTTATCTGAAGGATTTAAAGTTACATATAGCAAAATTTCTTCATGAAATTTATTAAATAATATATATTTTAAAAAAGTAAAATCAAATTAACTCTTCTAAAAAACCAAACCTCTTTAAAAATAAACACGGAAAAATAAATTCTACATTTTATTAATTAATAGCGCTAGCAAAAGCTGGCTCTTTTCAATTCAATACTTTTTGTTTTTTCTTTTAAAATTATATCACTCTATATATTCTAATATATACTTATAAATTTCATGAAATTTCATTTTTGCAGTAGCTAGATGATTTAAATATTCTCCTTTTAAACAACCAAAGAAATATTCAGCTTCTCGGTTATCTAATGAATTTCCAACCCTTCCCATTGAAGTTTTGGCATTAATAGCTTTTAATCTATCAAGAACTTTATAACTAGAATATTGGAACCATGATCAGAATGAAAGATAAAGTTTTTTGTTTTTAAACCATTAATTGTATCTAAAACGAGTTGGGTGTTATTTGATTGAGACAATTTTCATGATTCAATCATTTTAGTTTTATGACTAATAGCAAACGATAAATAAACAAAATTTTCAGGTGCATCAGCAGGGATATAACTAACATCAGTTGCTATTATGTTGTCTTCTTTGGGATTAAAGTTTCTTCTTACAAGTTCCTCAAATTTAACATTAGTATTTTTATTTTCAATTTTTTTCCTTTTACCTTTTTTTAATGATTTTTTTATTAATGATTCTTTTTACTTTGGTGAATCTAGTAAATTAAAAAATTTAAGGAAATTATTTCAGTTGAAAAAAATCCTTTTATTTCTGTTAAAAATGGTGTATCAAATAATTTGGATTCTATTTTTATAATGATAATTACAAAGGAAATATTTATAAATAAAGCATTAAAGATTTCAAAACTTCAAGAAACTAATGTATTTTTTCCGTATGATAAAAATGGTAAATTAATAAAATTAGAATATATTAGAATTAATAATCCTATGATATATAAAGTTTTAATACATAATATGAAGGATTTAAAATCTAAGAAGTTTACAAAAACAACAATGATATGAGTTCGCTAGAACACAAGGAATAAATGATGTGTATAAAGAAAAAATGGTTATTAATAATATAATTAAAAATATTGATACTATTAAAATTAAGGTAATTCCTTCTGGAATTATACCATATAGTGGCTATTATTTATTATCTGAAAAATATGATTATAAATTAATTGAAAAACTATTAAAAGATATTGATTTTATTGAATATTTAAAAAATATTAAGAAAAGATAAAAATGGAGAATATTTCTTTTTCTCGTCATCTGATCTACATCTTTATATTTCTTATAAAATTTTAAAATTTGATGGAGAAATAAATAAATAATTAATGAAAACAATAGAAGATTTAATCTTTGATTTAACAAAAGAACAAGCAAAATTCATATATTTGGAACTTATAAAAATTCATTCAAATAAAGGAGATACTATTCTTGACTGCTTTGCTGGTAGTGGAACTGCCTTATTAGCTGCAAAAGAACTTGGTATAAATTTTTTAGGTTGTGAGAAAGATCCAATTTATTTTGAGTTGGCCTCAAAAAGATTGGAATGTTAAATTTCATAATATGTCAATAGGTAAATAGAAATGTCCCAAAAAAAGTTAAATTAAATACTAAATTTAAGAGTTGAATATTGTTCTTTCCACTTTTTTGATAATAAATTCAGTTTGAATTTTTTTATTTATTGCTAGTTGTTTTAGTTTTACTAATTTTTGACACTTCAATATTTATATTTTCTAACACAAATTTTTCTTTGTCAATTTCTATTAAATTAATAAAAGTTTGTGTAATAGTTTGCAAATATTTCACCAGTGAAAGTTTTAACAATCGCTACTTCTTGCTTTTTAGCTAAATTAACTCTTGTGCCACTTTTATCAAAAGTTGCATAATTTTTATTTTCAAACTTAATGGTTGAACCATTTAAAACCTTTCTGCTATAGTGAGTCGAAAGAGCAAAATCCATATCAATTTTATGGGCTTCTCAAGGCACAAATAAATTTTTTGTTTCGTCTATTTTAAAGACATACTTTGCATTATAATTTTGAATGAATTCTTTGATTCATTCGTTAGCTGAATTGATATCGTTTATACAAGCTAATCTTAACTCTTGAGGAATGCGCTTTTGAAAGCTTCCTCATAGTCAGTCTTTCAATCTTACCTTTTGTTTGAGCTACTGATTTGCAAGTTAAAATTATTTATAATTGATTGCACATAAATCCATATTGTCTGTCCGCATCATTTTGATCTCTGTTTTTCTTATTTGAATAAAAGATTGTTCTTTTGTCTGTAAGCACTTCTTTTCATGTTTCATAGTTCTCAAACATTTGTTTTGTAGCCCTATAATAGACGTTTAAAGTTTCTTGTTTATCAAAATAAGCAGAAAGTACTATTCCAGTTGAATCGTCAATAAAAGCATGTAGTGCTCACTTTTTCTTTTCTTTTCTTTTCAATTATGAATAGAAGCATCTATTTGTACACATTCTCCAAAAAAATTTTTTCTTGGTTGTAAAGGGTGAGCAGATTTGGAGTCTAAAATGCTCTCATTTAAAAATTGTTTAAAATCCTGTTGGTTAACGCTTTTATCTTCCATAATTTTCTTGGCCATTTTCCTTCTAGTTGAACGGTGTGAAAAAGGTGAAATAATATATTGTTTTTCAAGAATGGAAATTAACTTTTTATAAGAAATCTTAATATCATGATCTTGAATTAATTTTTCTCAAAAATGTATGTAACTAAAATCATAGTAAATTTCATATCTTAGTTTTAAATTTTTGTTATTCTCCCAAATTTTTTAATATTTAAGTAATATAAATATAAATCAAAATTGGAAGTGCAACACTTCTAACTAAATGCTTTGTATAATTGTTGAGCTGAATTGTAGTTCAATAGTTTACTAGGCATTCTGTTACTTGATCTAAGATAATACTATCATTTTCTAGAATCTCAAAACTGGTTTTCTTTGGAATTGCTCTACGCAAGAAACCATTAAAGTTTTTGTTGATTCCTTCTTACAAGAAGCATAAGTGTTGCAAGTGTAAAGTGCAGCATTAATTTCTTTTGCAACCTCATGTAATAAATTGAATTCCATCCCATTATCCTTAGTGATGCTTTTGATTTTAATTGATTATTTTTTGAACAGTTCACGTAGTTTTTCGTTGGTGTATTTGATGGATTTATTTTCTAATTTAGTTGAAAAGCTTTTCTGGTCATTCTTCCGACGAAAGTTAAGATCGATTTTGTGTTTCAAGCACCTAAAACCAAATCAATTTCATAGTGACCAAACTCACTTCTGTTGTTAATATGTTTTGGTTTATATGTAATCGGAATTGCTTCCATTTTTGATAATTCATATAAATAACGCTTGAATTTACTCTTTTCTTGAATCAGTATCTTGGTCTTAGTAAATGTTTAGGTTGGATTTTGATTACTTTTGAATGAATCCGATTGTAAACCATTTGAGTTGCTGGGGTTTTATTTCCCAATTGTTTAGCTTTAAAAACACAGACATCAATTCCATTAAACTTTGGCTCAAAATTGGCATATAAAGAATTAAAAAATTCTGTAAACTTTTCTGTTTTGATATGGTCTTATTTTGTATATTCATACCAGTTGTAAATTGTGCATCTTTTGCGATATATAACGGTGTTGCTAAAATCTGTTTTAACTCTTGAGAAATGGTTGATTTATTTCTACCTAATTCTTTGACTATATATGTGATTGATTTATTTAACTTATATAAATATTCAATAATTGTACGTTCTTTGAACGATAATTGTTTATAATTTTTCATGTGAATAATTCCTTGCTTGCTTTGATCAGTTAGAAGGGTTATTCACTTTTTATTTTCATAAAAAAGAAGTGCACTCTATGAGAAGACTTTCTCACAAGTTTTGACTTCCATTTTTAATTTATACACCACTTTAAAAGTGGTGTCTTTTACATACTCTAATCTTCACCTCCCAAGTGTTCTATTTCAATTTTTTATTAATATAAATTTCACCTTTTATAATTTTTAGAAAATTAAGATATTGGATAAAAAAGCAGCAAATAAAAATAAACTAAAACAAATATTTTGAATAATTAAAATGTATGATGCTGAGTATTTCACCTTTTAATGAAATTATAAAAGAAAATGATTTTCAAAAGCTTAATGAAAAGTTTATTAGTAAAATATTTGAATAAATTAAATAAAAATAAAAATTTATATGTAAAATCAAATGAAATAATATTGGAGGTTTTAATTGAAAAAATACTACCTTTTGCTAGCATTGATTAATTACTCAATTACCAATTTTATTTTGAATAGTTACAGATACTTTTCTTTTCACTTTTTAATAATTATCAAAACTTGATAAGATATAATAAAAATAATAATAAAAAACGGAGCACTTATGATAATAAATGAAAAATTCTTTGAAGAAGAAGTTGAATCAGAATTACAACTATTAGGTTGGGAAGAGCTGAGTGAAAAAAATTTTTATAGAAATGATTATGCACAAGTAATTAATTTTAAAGTTCTTA from the Entomoplasma ellychniae genome contains:
- a CDS encoding IS3 family transposase — protein: MGRVGNSLDNREAEYFFGCLKGEYLNHLATAKMKFHEIYKYILEYIEWYNFKRKNKKYWIEKSQLLLALLINKM
- a CDS encoding DNA methyltransferase; translated protein: MKTIEDLIFDLTKEQAKFIYLELIKIHSNKGDTILDCFAGSGTALLAAKELGINFLGCEKDPIYFELASKRLEC
- a CDS encoding helix-turn-helix domain-containing protein; its protein translation is MKNYKQLSFKERTIIEYLYKLNKSITYIVKELGRNKSTISQELKQILATPLYIAKDAQFTTGMNIQNKTISKQKSLQNFLILYMPILSQSLMELMSVFLKLNNWEIKPQQLKWFTIGFIQK